gcattaggtacagaaatcgaattaaatgagtcataacactgtcttttatgtataaattaaatatattattatttttagagctatttgtctctttgttagacttaagtaattgaggtgtctctttaaataagcagagactggtttatgactgtaatctatacatacacttaagacataaataaatgtttttattagaaaaagaatactttggagataattttgtttatatgtgcccggtcaataacagaaagattttacgttcgcttgtttgcgtctcactcgtgtgtgcactattgagggcacttaaacgcgcgcgcacacagagaacgaaggcgaatcccaaacagcgcagcataaaaacattacgttgtttttcattgctttgttCGGCAcatgttaatggactatacagtatgagacacatttgcgcgactctctctaaagtttacacatcaagagttctgatctttgaagggcgtactcactgtgatgatcacgtctggaccggacacaaccgcatgtgcctctgtgcgtactttagcgcctttttgcggttaaatacatccacgccgcatacatgtacatgttgcttcagacaagcacgtgcagggcgcggtttctgtttgcgtcatcacaacatttcagccgcattgtttcggtgataaaagtctttcggccgaaagccgaaaatgctcttttgggctattttcggccgaaaattttcggtggccgaatattcggtgcatccctaataattgCCTTACATAATTCAGCCTGAGGGAGGTGTCATCATGTTAATTGTCAGGTTTTACAATCATATATATTAACACACGTTTCACCGCTTAGTTACTGTgattttcatgcacaatcaTTTCtatggtttacaaagaatggtatggaaagggaaaaacatccagtatgcggcagtcctgtgggcgaaaatgccttgttgatgctagaggtcactcattacaaccgaggtatgaagcaaagcatttgtgaagccacaacacgcacaaccttgaggcgaatgggctacaacagcagaagaccccaccgggtaccactcatctccactacaaataggaaaaagagactacaatttgcacgagctcaccaattTTGttcagttgaagactggaaaaatgttgcattgtctaatgagtctcgatttctgttgagacattcagatggtagagtcagaatttggcataaacagaatgagaacatggatccatcataacttgttaccactgtgcaggctggtggtggtggtgtaatgttgtgggagattttttttaatgctacacTTTAGGcaccttagtgccaattgggcattgtttctgaccatgtccatccctttatgaccaccatgtacccatcctctgatagctacttccagcaggataatgcaccatgtcacaaagctcgaatcatttcaaattggtttcttgaacatgacagtgagttcactgtactaaaatggcccccacagtcaccagatctcaacccaatagagcatctttgggatgtggtggaatgggagcttcgtgccctggatgtgcatcccacgaatctccatcaactgcaagatgctatcctatcaatatgggccaacatttctaaagaatgctttcagcaccttgttgaatcaatgccacaaagaattaaggcagttctgaaggcgaaagggtgTCAAaaacagtattagtatggtgttcctaataatccttaagGTGACTGTGTATATTATCTTTTACTTCTTTTTCTTTTgcagtttttttaataaaatgtgtttttgtatatTACCATAAATTTACAACGGCACATTTTAACTTAATTGTTTGTTCTATGACTCATTTGACAATTGGCCCATTGTTGTTTCATGTCAGCAAATTTTTTGATTAGCCTACTGCAGGAGTCTCCAACtcagctccaacacacctgtgtGTCATTATTAAGCATCCCTGAACACctaatgccgagttcagactgcatgattttcaaTCTAGTCGGGTCACAGATGTTTTCACACTGCTTGACTATCTGGGGTAGCATagtgtttgtgtatttaaaatCCTGTCTGTTCAGTTAATGTTATGGAGTCTTTGTTTTATGTTACACTGCCTTTCTGTATCTTGTTCATGTTCTTGATTGTATGGATTGTTTACCGTGAATGACCTTTTGCCAGGCTGGATaatagccgtttctcaaaaccaagtacgccgaactcggacttgtgtccttcgtagttcgaacttgcaagttcagactcggaagaacgaactcctgacgcgaaatgcattctgggaaacttcgctgtcataagtccacacaagtctcctctgatgcatcttcgataaaatgggcggatcaagaacacatccggggattttatgtgaacttgggcttgatgcgaactttgaattggaacagtacttgggccgcgactgatgacgtttcacaagtccacaagaacacaagtacagacaagaacgcatattgagaaacggcttatGATTACGGATTACCCTAATTAACTGCACTTGGATCTTACTTTTTGTGTGCGTGTAGTGAAAGAAAGTACTACACACTTACCATGtacatacaatttgtaagtagtgtttgttattagttatcatatatgtacaccagggatgggcaacttcggtcctggccGGTGTCCTACataagccgtttctcaatgtcaaggatacttccttggcaggactagtccttacaagtcacttccttcagaggctaggtgaggctcctcttaagcattcggagaagacgttaaatggaacaggctagcaagtgcacgtcattgcgtgattgaaaggtgtgttccttgacattgagaaatggctagagtttagctccaacttgcctcagcacacctgcctaaagGTTTCCAGTATgcttagtaagaccttaattggctgcttcaggtgtgtttaattattgtTGGAGCTAacctctgcaggacaccggcccccCAGGAccaaagttgcccatccctgatgtACACTATAAGTACCTTTCATTAACCCACACTTGCCtgtaagtactaaatactatattgtacattcatttttttgtagagttacataataactaccaattATATTACTATTTACCAACTGTAAATACAGTAATGATTCCATTTAATTACCATCTAGATGCTCAAAAGTAAGaaccacacatttgtctgtaagtacaacaTATTACCATATATGTTGTGATGTCACTAGAGGCTGTGTCCTGGAGGGACGGTACATTTCCCTGAGATGGCTTCAAACACAAACAGCTACTGTATGGCTCCATCTGCTGGGCTGGCTGGGAACTCCACTCCTCAAATAAATCAGTATTCCCACACAGCTGAGACTGATCAGGATCAAATGAGCTGAAGGGTTTTTAAGGGTGAGAGACACACTCAGTGGGTGTgtgcatagatatgtatataaaggctagatggctcaaggcggagtcagctgtgtcgtcacttggcggccatcttaggtcagtgctgctatagtgctgctccctgctgctgtggacggaaggtgagtgacatacgccaactaaaatgctcgtaacttgctgaattcttgacggatttacaaacggtttggttttttacaaacgttattaacgtggctataattatggatgctttaacatgtttcatgaattttttatttatttttagtatacgtattcagtgtcataggtacatatttgacgtttataacaaaccaatccgtttgaaaatcggtaaaaaattaagcaagttatggtcatttaaaagtacctgcatcattaaaactcaatgctacgagtgagcgagcgccctgtcctaagatggccgccaaaatgcggacgttcaactcaattggccatcagcgcggacgagccatctagcctttatatacatatctatgggtgTGTGGGGTTCGAGAAAAAAACTCTAAGCTGCTCTCTGGGAGGACACAGAGGAGGAACACAAAAACTGGAGACACTTAACATTGGAAAACCTTGCCTCATGAGGAATGACCtcggccgccattttattttttcgaactcgaccacATTCTTATTGTACGCCCACGCATGGGTATCTCAGGAGATaggaagtaaacctaacattgaattcggacatgccttgatgccttcctgccttggaaaaATGCCTCAGAAGGCAGCAATTTAGAGTTATATttccagtcacggaaagtagggacacaagatctggggcattttgagttattcacaaattctgaaagtgcagtttctaagctttccaacgatgtgtaacacatagaaatctgataagatttggagacgttgtggccatttgaatgtaaaacattcaagaaagagaatgctgagaaaatagagaaagaaaagttaacacttttcccttcctggagagacaatagggctcatttacatctcatttagttAGGCCATACCCCATGTAAagctgttttgagatacagatgttctagcatcatatgtagtattttatggcagaagtccgaatgacaacatgcaaaaataaacaggacttttacctttgtgttgatcacaagtcgaatccagtctgtttcagatgtgtgaatcatccaatgaccatttctgtccacaaatgtgtataatccgtgaaatatagatatataatctattgtttacatcaaatTTTGCATAAACGTCtggtaataaaatataatatacaatctgaagactatttacatcgtaacatgtaagggtatatgagattacactccggtaatttacgttccagtaaacacatgaaccagccttcaaagtttgtatttaaaatagcgAGGTAGTATAATGGATAATCCAAACAGCACAgtcgaaaacgtgacgtcctttagggatgtaaccaatcgcttactcgttcctccatcagccaatgacttcatggaaaatattgatagacaaaacatgtagccaattatataacgaattcaacgatctctgtgtaacttatatgtgtttgacgtcatgctgcgctgcaagaactgacagacagatgacatcaaagtacagcgagagcgagtcgaaattaaacaaCTCCGTAAGTTTCCGAAGTCTCATATATATTTATGGCTGCATTACACTCGCTAACATCCCacattttattactgtaaaatcCCTGTCATGATCATGGTAGTCCATTACTGTATTTGGGCGAAGGAAGTTTTTACAGACAGAGGCTCAACACTTCAGTTTTGACATCAAAACCACCACACACAGCTATATTGCAAAGTTACATGGACAAAGCGGTTTAAAAGAATTGCATATTAGAGTTTAACTGCATAATACTTGAAACTACCTTCAGTCATAAGCTGTGCCCAAATCAAAGCCGGGAACATGGTCTTCAAAGGACATAGACTGTATTTTAAGCACCCTTCAAATTCGGACTTCAATCAGTCTTGGAGTGCAGCCTTCGAATTGAGACACAGCTAAAGTCTGTGTGTTCACTGTACTATACGTTTGCATGGGTTGCACCGATAACAGGCATAACTTAAGGGGTGATCGTGGCGTAGTGGCTAGAGAGTTGTGTAACCTGAAGATCACTTGTTCAATTCCGAAGACCAGCAGGCAacgactgaggtgcccttaagCATCTTTCCCCCATTTGCACCACAGGTGCGCACTACTTCGGTTGTTCACATGGGTGTTCTGCAGCAACAGTTTGTAAAATAAGTACAGAATGGGTACAGTAGTATAGTatacataaaatacaaaacaagataagagtaaataaaaaataaaaagacacTATATTATTGAAAAATTTTACAATTTATTTTGGGAAATTGTTTGAAAACAAGACAGTGTAGATAAGTcaaatatgtgaccagtcacggaaagtagggacacaagtcggtgTAGTTTCTAAGCCTTCCAacaatgtgtaacacatggaaatctgataagatttggagaagttgtggccatttgaatttaggaactcagaaaaactcaaaccgagaaaatagAGACAAAAGGGAGACAATGGGGCtaatttacatttcatttagctaagccataccccctttAAAGCCGTTTTCAGATACAGATgttagcatcatatgtagtattttgtgacagaagtctggatgacaacatgcaaaaataaacatgattataaacatgataatattttgttaaaatgtgaaTTTAAACTGTATTTAGTAATAATACCATAATTATTGGCATGATTGACTTTCACTtataactgaaaaatgatacagtATCAATAATATCTACAGTCTACAGTAGTTGCACAGCTTTGCTTGTGTTTCAATAAATGAAATACCACCCCATACACGTTTTTCCTATTTCTCATGAAAGATCAAAAGCAGGTAACATACACAGAAAGGAAACACTTTTGGAAAGGTCCTCCGGCATTAGATCATGAAGTATGGATTCAATTAATTATATGCATCACTGGTGCTGTTTGAAGATGTAACTCCTGCAGAAGCATTTGGTTCAGATATGTTGTACACATCTGcaaataacatttttatgttacacCATGTATGCAAGTGTACTTGTATTAATAATGGCTCATTTAATCCATCGCaaattcacacacacaaacatttactTACTTCTCCTTATCTTTGGAAACAAACCCGGTCCACTTGAAGGTTGTCCTGCAGTAGTACTCTGTAATGTGGAGATATCAGATGTGAACTACAGTAAATGCATttataatgtggcaacaaagcTGAGACCATTAAAGCACATAACACTGATGTTAAGGAGAACTGATGGGTGTGTAGAGCTTTGACATTTACCCTGGTACGGTCTGAGCTGGTAAGGTTCCTCAGTGACAATTTTCCTGCCAATATCTCGCGGATCTGCAAttataaaatgacaaaatgGTTTAAAACTGCTTTTCAGACCACATggttttaatctagattaaaactAATtcattaaggggcggtttcccgacAGGTTTTGGTTAATtaggactaggtcttagttatattagaacatttaagtatcTGTCACTGATATATATTAAGATACGTCAGGGCaagatgttttaaattaagCCAGCTCAAGTATGTCCTGTCTGAGTCGGAATGAGGCAAAAGAAAGTATAAATGTTGATTTTGGTTGAAATTAAGATTCTTATAAACATAAGTATAAGCTTTTGTCTAATACTTTTAATAaccattaaacatctaaaattatcttcatttgtacattttctggaaggcgtACTGTCCTAAGTGCTTAATCTAATGATGCGTGTCCATCCAAATGCGCGTCtgacattttgtttttgtttttaaaacatgcaggaatgagaaaataaagtgcaggacttgcttgatgttaaaaaagCTATTaacagagataaagtttgggccctgattgatgttaaaagagttattaagagcaaCAAGACTTGAAAAAATCTTACTTGCGCTGACTGACACCTCTGAATCATGCACACAGATGTGCGATATACAtacacagaattacagtttaAAGAAAATCTGTTTTGACCAGAATTCATGAAGATATAACCTGTTGATAATAAAGTTCATTTATAATGAGAATAAATTCTTAAAATTTCTAGAGTTAAGTCAAtgtaatgagaataaagtcgaAAAATGTTAAGAATGAAGTCAAtatataacaagaataaagtcataatattttgataataatgtcatatttttacattaacatgtttggatTGAAGTGTGCAAAGCAGATACCAATTAACATACCTGCCTTATAAAACATTCTGTGTACAGGCAAGCAGAAGACCCCAGAATAAGAACGCAAAACGCAAAAGGGCACGTTTGTTTCCTTCAATGAAACAAGCACATCATGGGCTTTCTGATTGACCGTACATGcttattaataatatattattagtGTATAGTAAATTAAGTTAATGAATATCACTGTCTTAATGCACTAAACAACGTTGGAAATATGCCTAAAGTGAAACTTTATAATATTTTTCTATTCTGAAACGGATTTTGAGCACATCTCCCTCGTTTGCCTGTGATATTAATGTAAGGCATGTGATTTGGTACATGTACCTATCTTTTGCAGATCTGCTTGTTTACATcactccaaacatgttaatgtaaaaatatgacatttttataaaaatattatgactttattctccttatacattcactttatttttgaaatttTACAACATTATTCTCATTATACATtgactttatttttttgaaatttacaacttttttttttaactattctTGTTATATATTGGCTTTATTCTCAACATTTTATGGctcagtttcttcatttttacaatctgactttcatcatttgcaatgtttctagttacatctttagtgattttgcaattgtttactgTGTCTTGTGCAAataagtggatttttttagTAGTGGAAATTTAAAAACTTGCATGTATttaagagggttttgcagcgaaagacagtcaaatGTGTTAAATTCCAATAAAATGAccaataaccttttcattgccattaaagtgaaattactaaaCACAAGAGCCCAATAAAAAATTCTCCTTTACAACAAAAAACATGTCAGTACACAGGAACAAAATGCACTGCAACAAAAACTCATACCTTGCTGTCCAGAAGAACTCCAAACACCAAAATAAAGAATCCCTGTGAGATTACAAATATATAAggaaaatgttacttttttttcattttcataatTATGAAAAAGTTGTCTGGATATGACTTTATAATACACCCTACAGACATTAGCATACACCATTGCAAGACTTTATATTGATATGCAGGTTGCTATTAAATAGTATTGAATATTGTTGGGTATGATGATTGCAGTAACATtatttgcaaaaacaacaatgtAATTTTACTGTGAAGTCAAAAATGCAGAAAGAATGTCATACCTGCAGTGAATTGAGGATTGCAAACACCACATGAAGGCCAAAGTTACGTGACACCATGGTTCCAATGCCAAATCCCCATGTTAAACCGAAGATAGGAGTCAGAATGGCCACACATCGGGCAATGACCACAAGAGTGTGTTTCTCATCTGATTGAGTTGTACTAGCAACTCCTCTCCTTATCATCTTACACACAACCACAATCAAAACCACAAGGTTAAAGGCAAGAATGATCAGAGCTGGAATGACAAATGCCAGCAGGGCCATAGATTCCTTCCAGTTCAGCCAACATGCATTTTCTTTTGAAATATAGTTTTTAGGTCCAGCTGTGGATGCGACAGTAATAACCGCTATGAGCAAAGGTGCACAATAACCAACCATGAAGGCAATGACCATCATATTAGTCTTTGACAAGTGAGAAAATACAATGACGGTGCGGTAAAGAAGCAAAAGTGCTGAAATGAACATCCAGAAGAAAACAGCCAGGTAGAACAAGTGCATGAAGAAAACCACTGGACTGCAGCGACCTACTGAAGTTGGCTGCTCTTGGTCTGCAATTGCAGCTCCGATAATAAAACAGATGTTTGCGATCAGCAGTGACACAGCAATGTTGACTATTGAGACGTGACGCATGTACGACGTGTCATTTCTTGTTGCTGACTTCCATATGATCGCCTCAATGATGAGGCACAGAATCAAGCTGGCCATTGAAATAGCTACACCAATGTATGTTATATAGGCTAAGGCAAGGTTATCAATTGCAAACGGTGACATCAGGATTGAAAAAGAGGTTGTGTGGTCGCATTCACATGTAACTGTTTCATTCCCTGAGCGCTTGACTTTACATCCAGTGGAATCCCAATGGTTGAGATCAAAGTTCCAAAAGACACACTGAGGATTTTTCAATGATGTATTTGTAGTATCAAAAGTAAAAGAAATGTTGCTAATTGCTTCATTAAccctaacaacaacaacatctcCATTGATGTGGTTTCCTGAGGTCTTGTTGTCATTATTATAAGTATTTCGAGTTGGTAAAACATTGTCAAGCTTTGTGAAGATAATTATAGTTATGAGGGTCGGTTTAAGAACATTTGGTATCACAATCTGAGTAGTTGAGTTTGGCAGTGAAGATGTTTCAGTGAATGAGTTTGTAATTGTTTTTCTATGTAACTGAATTGAGGTTTCATTAATCATATAATCGTCATTAGAGAGACGATCACTCATAGTCTCAATAGCTTTAAGAAGTTCAGtgcttttgttttctgttttgttgtCATTATTCAATTCTGTCCATGTGTTTTTAGATGCATCTGATACAATGATGTCCACTGTTTTAAGAAAATCctagaaattaaataaaaatcatgattagaacaaataaataaaacaaggaaaatgtttaaaataactgAATCTATCAAATTAATCAATAAAGATAATCAAGAGTTGTCTCATCAGAGTATGATGCACAATATGACTGATTATAGATGATTGGAAAAACAAGATTAATTTTAATAGAATATATTTGCATCTAAACCTAAATACACATACCTCCATCACAGGTTGACTGATGGTAATATTTTGTGAGACACTAGCAACTGTGGTAAGGATGTTAACAATGGTTTGCACAGTGTCAGCAGATTGTGTTATTACAGTATTTTTCTGCACTGCAGTGTTACTGAGGTTTGTCATAAAGACTGGAATCTGCTCCACAAACAAAACCTACATACaagataaaatacaaaaatacaaaaaagaaGAAATGTAATTACtagaaaaaatgtataaatggaCATTTTTTCTATTTGTGAATCAATATGAAGGATATATTACCTCAGATCTCCTCTCAAGGTCTTTGATAGCTTGAACAAcacaatctctctttacttctgtCCAGTTATATTTGAGATCTGTTGTCTGTTTACATACATAAGTTATGATGCCTTCCTGACCTTTTTCACACAATCCTGTTACAATGTCACCTATTTTTCCAACTCCAAGCATGTCATCTTTACAGTCATACTCTGGAAATTGCAGATATTAATGTTcagaaacaaaatgtttattcatttatttataacatAAACAGAACAACAAACTTGATActgaaatataaatgtaaggctCACCTCTGACTGTCTGAACTTGGACTGTCCTGCTGCTATAATCAAATGTTTGTAATTCTGTCATGTTCTTTAGTTGGCATTTTAAGATTTCATTAGACCCACACTTTGTGTTTAAGATATTATGTAGTAATGTGATGCAGCCAGATCCTAATGATGCATAAAACAGGCAAatacaaatgaataaataacacATATATTAAAATGGGGTCATGGGGGATTCCACCAATGAAAATTATCTTAGATTTCGTCTCTTGCACAAATGTGAGGAATTTTAATTAGATCACTATAACACCTCACAACACAGATgataaaactgcaattttataaattgggttTAATTTTGCAGGTAATGTCAGGTTGACATCATTTGACCTAGAAAGATAAATACGTAACTAACCTGCAATTCTATACAGCTTAAAGATACAGACTGTGGCGCATTAAACtattttgaaataataaaaaaaaatgcttttttaggTCAAAAAGGAACGAGCCAAGCAGCTgggttgaaattaacccagaaaatgtttagattGGACCCAAaagtgggttaaaacaacccagcatttttggttGAAACAACAAGGCATGGGTTAAATGACATCCCAGCGGGCTGGCCTCGTCCCTTTTTGATccaacccaacatttttagagtgtgatTTTGAATCCTAAAGTTTAATGTAAACCAAATGTATTAAAATTGAAACTAATAACATCAGTagcttttataaaaaatataataacatCATCCAGCCCTACCTGAATTTGTCACATCATCACCAGCTACAGTCCCAGACCACTCAACTGAGTAACCATCTGCACAGCATGTCAGTGGGACAGTCTGGTCTCTACACTGAAGCTTTATATCAGTTGTATTCACTATAATAATAGGACGTGCTATAATAGATACTGTTTGCCACTGAATGTAAGGTATTGGGGAGCTTTGTATGATACATGAGTATCTACCTGCAAGTAAACAATGATAACAATACATATGTGTTAAACCAAAATCAATCATTTTAATTCTACTCAGTTCGGTTCATTTATGGATTTATGTGcacctacactgaaaaaaaatcatatcaaCATAAATGTAGTTGATAAAATGTTTTTCTAACAACCACAAAGAGTCAAGACCTCGGTTTAACATCTCACTTGTAGGATTGTGCTAGTATAGTGTCCcaatcactatactggggtgttaggacccacacagaccacagagCACCCCCTGCTCAtttcactaacacctctaccagcagcaacctgttTTTttccaggtggtctcccatccaagtattGACCATGCTCAACGCTACTTCAATGGGCAACcagtcttgggctacagggtgatatagCTGCTGGGTACAAAGATCAATCATGTAACTCACCATTGTCACTTTCACTTGTGCCTTTCACAATAAGACTGCTACCGATGTCATCATTTGTAATGGTGTATTTTGCACTGTTTCCTGCAGGATCTTTGTCATTCACACTCCATTTTATTGTTCCCGTAACAGAATTTGGACGTGAACACCTCAGTTCCACATCTTGCAGAGGATAATATTTATCTTTGGTTGTCAGATTTCTTTCCACTGAAAGTAAAAGCAATAAAGCTCATCTCacctttcttatttttttcaagCAATACTCATGCTCATAATAACCAAATGTGAGGCAGCAGAATGAACTGTGAGCAATAAACACCAGGAAATAAATGCAAACAGCAAATGAATCTATAAAAGAGAATtcagaaatataaatgttttaaaattttatACCACTTTCGGCAAAAGCATCCTGAGCTAAAGGGATTCCTGCAGCTGCTAGAGTGTCAGAAACCTGTGTGTTTGCGGCTGTAACATCCAGATTGGTGCTGTTTGCAGTAATTGTGTAGTCTGCTATAATGCTACCAGACCTATGGAGAAAAACACAAACCATGGCAAACAGATGACACTGGATTAACACACAACAAGATCAAGTGACAA
The nucleotide sequence above comes from Paramisgurnus dabryanus chromosome 12, PD_genome_1.1, whole genome shotgun sequence. Encoded proteins:
- the LOC135749755 gene encoding adhesion G protein-coupled receptor F5-like isoform X1, which produces MARERKILKQILGLTLAILITNLFEVETNKFQETNMASKFSYIDEPQHHIRQRRAEPYTDYVAEIEINTSDISVINEMKIFLNYLIQNYFVIDNLTIVDLSFTTVCNLLPGTTDYQCNCENQYFWPCDKCTEYGSCNNSITNNTCSCINAYPNYGQFCQPISEMTNVTTCQQTATAKPVTTAKPATTAKPATTAKPATTAKPVTTAKPATTAKRVTTAKPVTTAKPATTAKPATTAKPATTAKPATTVKKPVTVKPAQPPPITPTVIKMSMRINQNFETSLTNNANQKYKQYEDLIKSAIEKSYMNLPNYNKGSVTVTGFRSGSIIADYTITANSTNLDVTAANTQVSDTLAAAGIPLAQDAFAESVERNLTTKDKYYPLQDVELRCSRPNSVTGTIKWSVNDKDPAGNSAKYTITNDDIGSSLIVKGTSESDNGRYSCIIQSSPIPYIQWQTVSIIARPIIIVNTTDIKLQCRDQTVPLTCCADGYSVEWSGTVAGDDVTNSGSGCITLLHNILNTKCGSNEILKCQLKNMTELQTFDYSSRTVQVQTVREYDCKDDMLGVGKIGDIVTGLCEKGQEGIITYVCKQTTDLKYNWTEVKRDCVVQAIKDLERRSEVLFVEQIPVFMTNLSNTAVQKNTVITQSADTVQTIVNILTTVASVSQNITISQPVMEDFLKTVDIIVSDASKNTWTELNNDNKTENKSTELLKAIETMSDRLSNDDYMINETSIQLHRKTITNSFTETSSLPNSTTQIVIPNVLKPTLITIIIFTKLDNVLPTRNTYNNDNKTSGNHINGDVVVVRVNEAISNISFTFDTTNTSLKNPQCVFWNFDLNHWDSTGCKVKRSGNETVTCECDHTTSFSILMSPFAIDNLALAYITYIGVAISMASLILCLIIEAIIWKSATRNDTSYMRHVSIVNIAVSLLIANICFIIGAAIADQEQPTSVGRCSPVVFFMHLFYLAVFFWMFISALLLLYRTVIVFSHLSKTNMMVIAFMVGYCAPLLIAVITVASTAGPKNYISKENACWLNWKESMALLAFVIPALIILAFNLVVLIVVVCKMIRRGVASTTQSDEKHTLVVIARCVAILTPIFGLTWGFGIGTMVSRNFGLHVVFAILNSLQGFFILVFGVLLDSKIREILAGKLSLRNLTSSDRTRSTTAGQPSSGPGLFPKIRRNVYNISEPNASAGVTSSNSTSDAYN